From the Candidatus Bathyarchaeota archaeon A05DMB-5 genome, the window TTTTCTTCTGAACATGCTTTTCGCTTAATCCGTGATGAAGATGCCATTTTGGACGTTATAGATTTGCGAACTGTTTTTGGAAAGTCTGAATCTGATATCCGCCGCATTAAGGGACGAATAATAGGGATGAATGGCAAAACCCGTAGAACTATAGAGGAATTGACAGACGCTAACATTTCTGTTTATGGGCACACGGTCTGCATAATTGGAAACATGGAACAGGCACAAGCCGCAAGAGAAGCCATCCAAATGTTGATAGAAGGAAGCCTACATAGCACAGTCTACCGCTATCTACACAGAAAA encodes:
- a CDS encoding RNA-processing protein (similar to yeast Dim2p protein that is essential for 40S ribosomal subunit; structural studies show binding to 3' end of 16S rRNA in complex with archaeal IF2 alpha), coding for MAKPSAFVRIPKERVGVLIGPEGKTKKSIEEKLMVQLQIDSETGGVTLTLSEKAEDPSLLFRAKDVVTAIGRGFSSEHAFRLIRDEDAILDVIDLRTVFGKSESDIRRIKGRIIGMNGKTRRTIEELTDANISVYGHTVCIIGNMEQAQAAREAIQMLIEGSLHSTVYRYLHRKRRELKKKMLELWEKPPEK